TTTTATAACAACGTTGACATATCGTTGCATTTTCTTTTGGAACATATCCAATTTTGTTCGAATCATTCGTTTGCAATTTAACACCGCAACCTGAACAATATTCGAGCTGATCTGTATCTATGTTTATTTTATCCACAATTTAATCCTCCCAAGGCATTAGACCTTTCTTTTTTAACTTGGAAAGAATGATTCGTTCTATTCTTCGGTTAATTCTTGTAAAAAAAGAATCCTCACCAATTGAAACTGGCTTCACTAAAATAGTATTCAAACCAAATCGATTCCCCCCATACACATCAGTCAGTAACTGATCACCAATAACCACAGTTTCAGATGCCTTTAAGCTCATTAATTGAAGTGCTTTTTTAAAAGCTAAATTAGCTGGTTTTCTGGCGTTTGGTAAAAAAGGTATATTTAAAGGATCAGCAAATTTAGATACCCTTGCATGATTATTATTGGAAACTATAACTACTTTAAAACCAATTTCTTCCAACTGCTTTAACCATCGAATTAATTCAGGTGTGGCTAGTGGTACTTTTGCGCCAACAAGCGTATTGTCTAAATCAGTAATAATTCCTTTAATACCTGCTTTTTTTAAAGCATCTATATCAATCTCATAAATTGAATTCACATGTAAATAGGGTACAAATTTTTTGATCAAATCCTGTCACCTCAATTAATTTCATACGGAAACTATACCATATATGTCCTTTTTGTTGCAAAAAAAAGCTGAAGGGCACTTGAGTAAGCGCCCTTCAACTATTATTTAAAAAACCCTTTCCTTAATCGACGTATAATTTTTGAAGCCCTGTTCGCTTCATCTGCATCTATGATGAGTGAACTATATTTTGCACGTTCAAAAATAAGAATTAATTCATTAAAATCTTTTTCTAACCAATAATAATTGGATTTCCATCTATTTATCAATTCTCTAATGGTTTCATGCTCTTTCTTACCAAAGCCTTTTTTGTATGCAAACTTTAAAAATCTCTCAAACTCAATAATCACTTTATCATTCGTTTTTCTTCTAAATGTCCTGTTAATCACTTTTTTAAAGTAAAGTAGAATCACTTTGAATTTGTTCACTATTATAAAGAGCAGAATAATGGAAGACGCAATCATACCTATAGTATATATCCCTAATTCGCTTACCTTAAATCCTGAATCTGAAACTTGGTTATCTTCTGAAATAATATCTACATTAGATTTTGTTATTGAGTTTCCATCAGATATATAAACCTCTGGGATTATAAAGCCTGCAGTTGGTTCGAAAGGTATCCACCCATAACCATCAAAATACACTTCAACCCAAGAATGCGCATTAGAATTACGAACAGTATAACCTAACTTAAATTCATCTAAATTATCTCGTTGTCTCAACTGTTCCATGATAAAAGAATCAAATTCCTCGGAATTTTCTTCACCTGGAGTATATCCTTTCACCCAACGTGCAGGTATACCAAGTGAACGTGTCATGACAACCATTGCAGTTGAATAATAATCACAATAACCCTCTTGTATTTCAAAAAGAAAACGATCTACAAAATCTTCACTTTGCCCTTTTGTTAAATCTGGCTTGTTGTTGTATGGGAACGTTTCAGAGAGATAGGTCTCAATTTGTTTTACTTTATCATAATCATTATCTTCATTAGCGGTAATTTGTAATGCTATATCCTTCACTCTTTCTGGTAATGTACCTGGTAACTGAAGGTACGCATTCATTACGACTTCTGATTTAATCATTGTAGAGGCTTCTTTTAATTTATTCGGTTCAATCACAGGGACATCAGAAACAATCGTATAACTGTTCGGATATTCAATCCTATTCCAATATAAGGATTGTTGATTAGAATCCCACATAACAGCATCAGATATGTTTTCAATTTGCTCTTTGTTAACGGACAAGAGTTTATTGATAGATACTGCACCAAACAAAACAGGATAAATTTCTTTGTTTAACATCTTAATACTTTGTTCTACTTCTTTCGTTTTTAATTTAGAAGTATTAAATTCATCTGAACCTGATAAATAATGATCTGAACTACCTACTAATCTTTTAGTCGCATTTTCTAATTCATTGGATTCCCATCCCAATCCGTTATAAAAAGATCTTGTCTCACCTCTCCAATAACTTCTTTGCGCGCTTTCAACTTCCATGACAGAAGAGTAGTCGAATTCAAATCCGAATCCTAATCTTTCATTATTACGAGCATAACCTGAAGTTGAATCAGTAATATCCTCTAAAATGAGTCCTTCCCCTTCACCCATGGCAGCAGCTTGTCTAGCATTTTTCCATGCAGTATAGGGGTCTGTTAGTAAAGGACCAAAGCTAGGTGCCATCGTACCCATTATAATCGTCACCGAAACAAATACAATAATTGGAGTCACAAATGATTCAGGATAATCCATAATTTCAGACCAGCTTTTAGGGTGTTTTGATTTAAAGTGATTATAATGATTAATAATTAATAGTAATAATCCACTAAAAATGATAAAAGCTACTTGATCCCACAAAGTATGAACTGTGAATGAATCTAATGAACAAAACACAATGATCGTGATCATGATCAACAAACCGATTCTCTTCAAATTGGTTGCCCATAAAATTAATATGAAATATATGAAACCTACAACAAAACTAAACCAAATATATGGATGGAGGTTGAGGATATTTACAAATAAAAATTGAAATAACGATACCACTATCCCCTCTGTATGTTCTATGGTTTGAATACCAAGAACGAAATAATGAATAGATAAGACCCCAGCAACTTGTAGTAATCGCTTATATAACAACTTATTCATCAATACCTCAATAACTATGACTATCAAAAAGGAGTAAGAAACAACGGTGCTCGTTTCCTCCCACCAATATACTGAAATCCACTCAATATAT
The window above is part of the Chengkuizengella sediminis genome. Proteins encoded here:
- a CDS encoding YqeG family HAD IIIA-type phosphatase translates to MIKKFVPYLHVNSIYEIDIDALKKAGIKGIITDLDNTLVGAKVPLATPELIRWLKQLEEIGFKVVIVSNNNHARVSKFADPLNIPFLPNARKPANLAFKKALQLMSLKASETVVIGDQLLTDVYGGNRFGLNTILVKPVSIGEDSFFTRINRRIERIILSKLKKKGLMPWED
- a CDS encoding transglutaminase domain-containing protein is translated as MKFLKHPQLFKKLNLILWGIFLFQYIEWISVYWWEETSTVVSYSFLIVIVIEVLMNKLLYKRLLQVAGVLSIHYFVLGIQTIEHTEGIVVSLFQFLFVNILNLHPYIWFSFVVGFIYFILILWATNLKRIGLLIMITIIVFCSLDSFTVHTLWDQVAFIIFSGLLLLIINHYNHFKSKHPKSWSEIMDYPESFVTPIIVFVSVTIIMGTMAPSFGPLLTDPYTAWKNARQAAAMGEGEGLILEDITDSTSGYARNNERLGFGFEFDYSSVMEVESAQRSYWRGETRSFYNGLGWESNELENATKRLVGSSDHYLSGSDEFNTSKLKTKEVEQSIKMLNKEIYPVLFGAVSINKLLSVNKEQIENISDAVMWDSNQQSLYWNRIEYPNSYTIVSDVPVIEPNKLKEASTMIKSEVVMNAYLQLPGTLPERVKDIALQITANEDNDYDKVKQIETYLSETFPYNNKPDLTKGQSEDFVDRFLFEIQEGYCDYYSTAMVVMTRSLGIPARWVKGYTPGEENSEEFDSFIMEQLRQRDNLDEFKLGYTVRNSNAHSWVEVYFDGYGWIPFEPTAGFIIPEVYISDGNSITKSNVDIISEDNQVSDSGFKVSELGIYTIGMIASSIILLFIIVNKFKVILLYFKKVINRTFRRKTNDKVIIEFERFLKFAYKKGFGKKEHETIRELINRWKSNYYWLEKDFNELILIFERAKYSSLIIDADEANRASKIIRRLRKGFFK